In a genomic window of Myxococcota bacterium:
- a CDS encoding urate hydroxylase PuuD, producing MEILSMEGWSVLLRWFHVLAGITWIGMLYYFNFVQTPFFGTELGGQAKSLVTRGLVPNALWWFRWGAMFTFITGVLLLLTKWGHESVPLSSGYMTLILTGALMGTLMFLNVWLVIWPAQQVVIANAEKVAAGGEADPAAASRAARAGLASRTNTLFSIPMLFFMVAAANFLSLPLGTNITAYWAIALVLIFAVEANCLVGTGQGRQKFLGTVSGTIHVGVILTIVLYILMSVL from the coding sequence ATGGAAATCCTCAGCATGGAGGGCTGGAGCGTCCTCCTCCGTTGGTTCCACGTGCTCGCCGGCATCACCTGGATCGGCATGCTCTACTACTTCAACTTCGTTCAGACGCCGTTCTTCGGGACCGAGCTCGGTGGTCAAGCGAAGAGCCTGGTGACGCGCGGCCTGGTGCCCAACGCGCTGTGGTGGTTCCGCTGGGGCGCCATGTTCACCTTCATCACCGGCGTCCTGTTGCTGCTCACCAAGTGGGGGCACGAGAGCGTCCCGCTGAGCAGCGGCTACATGACGCTGATCCTCACCGGCGCACTGATGGGCACGCTGATGTTCCTCAACGTCTGGCTCGTGATCTGGCCGGCGCAGCAGGTCGTGATCGCCAACGCCGAGAAGGTCGCCGCCGGCGGCGAAGCCGATCCGGCCGCGGCGTCCCGTGCCGCGCGGGCGGGCCTGGCTTCGCGCACCAACACGCTGTTCTCCATTCCGATGCTGTTCTTCATGGTGGCGGCGGCCAACTTCCTTTCGCTGCCGCTCGGCACGAACATCACCGCCTACTGGGCGATCGCGCTGGTGCTGATCTTCGCGGTCGAGGCGAACTGCCTGGTGGGTACCGGCCAGGGGCGACAGAAGTTCCTCGGCACCGTTTCCGGCACGATCCACGTGGGCGTGATCCTCACGATCGTCCTGTACATCCTGATGAGCGTGCTCTAG
- a CDS encoding DUF4202 domain-containing protein: MSGGQLERTLAAIDAANADDPNTLVVRGELQPKELAHARLVSEWIERLAPDAGDALRLAGRAHHVRRWSIPRTDHPEGKAGYHRWRKALQAMHAETAKRILNEHGYDAAMTKRVGELIQKRGLGRDPEVQVLEDALCLVFLETQFAALAERFDAEKVLDITTKTLRKMSPAGIALARELALDPDQAALLERAAEHL, from the coding sequence GTGAGTGGCGGACAACTGGAGCGCACCCTCGCTGCGATCGACGCGGCGAACGCCGACGACCCGAACACGTTGGTCGTGCGGGGAGAGCTGCAGCCAAAGGAGCTGGCCCACGCTCGGCTGGTCTCCGAATGGATCGAGCGGCTGGCACCCGATGCGGGGGACGCGCTGCGCCTCGCCGGACGCGCTCATCACGTGCGCCGCTGGTCGATTCCGCGAACCGACCATCCCGAGGGCAAGGCCGGCTATCACCGCTGGCGTAAGGCGCTCCAGGCGATGCACGCGGAAACGGCGAAACGCATCCTGAACGAGCACGGCTACGACGCAGCCATGACGAAGCGCGTCGGCGAGCTGATCCAGAAGCGCGGCCTCGGACGCGACCCTGAAGTGCAAGTCCTCGAGGACGCCCTCTGCCTCGTCTTTCTGGAGACTCAATTCGCCGCGTTGGCCGAGCGCTTCGACGCGGAGAAGGTCCTCGACATCACCACCAAGACGCTTCGCAAGATGAGCCCGGCCGGGATCGCGCTGGCGCGCGAACTCGCGCTCGATCCCGACCAGGCGGCTCTCTTGGAGCGCGCCGCCGAGCATCTCTAG
- a CDS encoding CDP-alcohol phosphatidyltransferase family protein, whose translation MASAASWSTRANALTLVRLLLAPAIAGAILQGMTPLAAWLLGLAIATDFADGWVARRYGEESAFGGFADHAVDALLVTAGTAALACAGVLPAPLPWLIALAFTQYALDSRIVAGHALRASAVGRWNGIAYYVVLAIPLVRDALALSWPADAFVRQLGWLLVASTLVSMGDRLLTYWRRGD comes from the coding sequence ATGGCTTCGGCTGCCTCCTGGTCGACGCGCGCAAACGCGCTCACCCTGGTCCGGCTCTTGCTCGCGCCGGCGATCGCAGGCGCGATCCTCCAGGGGATGACACCGCTCGCGGCGTGGCTGCTGGGTCTCGCGATCGCGACGGACTTTGCAGACGGCTGGGTCGCCCGCCGCTACGGCGAGGAGTCGGCGTTCGGCGGTTTCGCCGACCACGCGGTCGACGCGTTGCTGGTCACGGCGGGGACGGCGGCTCTCGCCTGCGCCGGGGTGCTGCCCGCGCCGCTGCCCTGGTTGATCGCGCTGGCCTTCACCCAGTACGCCCTCGACTCGCGCATCGTGGCCGGGCACGCCCTGCGTGCGAGCGCAGTCGGCCGCTGGAACGGCATCGCCTACTACGTGGTGCTCGCGATTCCTCTGGTGCGCGACGCGCTCGCGCTCTCCTGGCCGGCCGACGCATTCGTGCGTCAGCTGGGTTGGCTGCTGGTGGCCAGCACCCTGGTCTCGATGGGGGATCGACTGCTCACGTATTGGCGTCGCGGGGACTGA
- a CDS encoding cysteine synthase A — MEVRDGFVDTIGNTPLIKLRKASELTGCTILGKAEFLNPGGSVKDRAAKYMILDAEARGDLQPGGVIVEGTAGNTGIGLALVGNARGYKTVILMPETQSQEKKDMLLLCGVELRCVPAVPFKNPDHYVHQAERLAEELAKTEPNGVLYANQWDNLSNRSGHVRSTGPEIWEQTDGTVDGFSCAIGTGGTLSGVAEFLKSKNPNVKIAAADPKGACMYHWIKDGEVKATEGGSISEGIGQGRVTGNVDGAQIDDAYSIPDTEMLPIVFDLLREEGLCLGGSSGINVAGAIRLAKELGPGHTIVTVLCDYGTRYQSKLFNPAFLREKDLPVPSWLEA, encoded by the coding sequence GTGGAAGTACGCGACGGATTCGTCGACACCATCGGCAACACGCCCCTGATCAAGCTCCGCAAGGCATCGGAGCTGACGGGGTGCACCATTCTCGGCAAGGCCGAGTTTTTGAACCCGGGTGGCTCGGTCAAGGACCGCGCGGCGAAGTACATGATCCTGGACGCCGAAGCGCGCGGCGATCTGCAGCCCGGCGGCGTGATCGTCGAGGGCACCGCCGGCAACACCGGGATCGGCCTGGCGCTCGTCGGAAACGCGCGCGGCTACAAGACCGTGATCCTCATGCCCGAGACCCAGAGCCAGGAGAAGAAGGACATGCTGCTCCTGTGCGGGGTCGAGCTGCGCTGCGTGCCCGCGGTTCCCTTCAAGAACCCGGACCACTACGTGCATCAGGCCGAACGTCTCGCCGAGGAGCTCGCGAAGACCGAGCCGAACGGCGTCCTCTACGCGAACCAGTGGGACAACCTCTCGAATCGCAGCGGCCATGTGCGTTCGACCGGCCCCGAGATCTGGGAGCAGACCGACGGGACGGTCGACGGCTTCTCTTGCGCGATCGGTACCGGCGGCACACTGTCCGGCGTCGCCGAGTTCCTCAAGTCGAAGAACCCGAACGTGAAGATCGCGGCCGCCGATCCGAAGGGCGCCTGCATGTACCACTGGATCAAGGACGGTGAGGTCAAGGCCACCGAGGGCGGCTCGATCAGCGAAGGCATCGGCCAGGGCCGCGTGACGGGCAACGTCGACGGGGCGCAGATCGACGACGCCTACTCGATCCCCGATACCGAGATGCTGCCGATCGTCTTCGATCTGCTGCGCGAGGAGGGGCTCTGCCTGGGTGGATCGAGCGGAATCAACGTCGCCGGGGCGATTCGCCTCGCGAAGGAACTCGGGCCCGGCCACACCATCGTGACCGTGCTCTGTGACTACGGCACCCGGTATCAGAGTAAGCTGTTCAACCCGGCATTCCTGCGAGAGAAGGATCTGCCGGTTCCGAGCTGGCTCGAAGCCTAG
- a CDS encoding VOC family protein, which produces MRLRQIALAATDLAGTVEALTDVLGIEVGFRDPGVAVFGLENVVMPVGDTYLEVVSPVREDATAMRWIRKRGGDSGYMVILQCDDYAHLERELARAESAGAVRVWEGTHEGARGVHFHPRHLGAILSFDAMPAWEEWVWAGPSWRAHRRTEISSAITGAVLESPEPERLAAHWAEVLGVAEGDGRTLSLPRGGELRFVPSQAGEGLVEVHIALADADAFASRARARGVLEADGAARIAGVRFAAA; this is translated from the coding sequence ATGCGGCTCCGACAGATCGCCCTCGCGGCCACGGACCTCGCCGGGACCGTGGAAGCCCTCACCGATGTCCTGGGCATCGAGGTGGGTTTCCGCGATCCCGGCGTTGCCGTTTTCGGCCTCGAGAACGTGGTGATGCCGGTGGGCGACACCTACCTCGAGGTGGTTTCGCCGGTGCGCGAGGACGCCACCGCGATGCGCTGGATCCGCAAGCGCGGCGGCGACAGCGGCTACATGGTGATCCTCCAGTGTGACGACTACGCCCACCTCGAGCGCGAGCTCGCGCGCGCCGAGAGCGCTGGGGCGGTGCGAGTCTGGGAGGGCACCCACGAGGGCGCGCGCGGCGTGCACTTCCACCCGCGTCATCTCGGAGCGATCCTGTCCTTCGACGCCATGCCCGCCTGGGAGGAATGGGTCTGGGCGGGGCCGAGTTGGCGTGCGCACCGACGCACCGAAATTTCCAGCGCCATCACCGGCGCCGTGCTCGAGAGCCCCGAGCCCGAACGGCTCGCGGCGCACTGGGCCGAGGTGCTGGGCGTTGCGGAAGGCGACGGCCGGACGCTCAGCCTGCCGCGGGGCGGAGAGCTTCGCTTCGTGCCGAGCCAGGCGGGTGAAGGCCTGGTCGAAGTGCACATCGCGCTCGCGGATGCCGACGCCTTCGCGTCGCGTGCCCGGGCGCGTGGCGTGCTCGAAGCCGACGGCGCCGCGCGAATCGCAGGCGTTCGCTTCGCCGCCGCCTAG
- a CDS encoding rhodanese-like domain-containing protein, with protein sequence MSEQCPWDISVEDLKALRDAGSEYVLLDVREPHEHEICHLEEGQLVPLQTLEGRLGELPRDGHIVVLCRSGMRSAAAVNAMREIGFTNTWNVQGGILAWIHQIDPSLTPY encoded by the coding sequence GTGTCGGAGCAGTGTCCTTGGGACATCAGCGTCGAAGACCTGAAGGCGCTGCGTGACGCCGGCAGCGAGTACGTGCTGCTCGACGTCCGGGAGCCCCACGAGCACGAAATCTGCCACCTCGAGGAAGGCCAGCTCGTGCCACTCCAGACCCTCGAGGGTCGTCTCGGCGAGCTGCCGCGGGACGGGCACATCGTCGTGCTCTGCCGATCGGGCATGCGCAGTGCGGCGGCCGTGAACGCGATGCGCGAGATCGGGTTCACCAACACCTGGAACGTCCAGGGCGGCATCCTCGCCTGGATCCACCAGATCGACCCCAGTTTGACGCCCTACTGA
- a CDS encoding RimK/LysX family protein — protein MRDHLSQRRSGWARAGLAALGGGLLLAACATPSGPTHVLGATETIRVLDAELDFLALVDTGAHSTSIHAIDLRIAHASDAMAQNIGKPIVFRVANERGETREVRSTISAVVWVSTANGSEPRYRVPLRLRWQGVEKRIEVNLRDRRPLTYKLLIGRDWIQGDFLVDVSRNVPVDAAAGPP, from the coding sequence ATGCGTGACCACCTCTCTCAGCGACGCTCGGGCTGGGCCCGCGCCGGCCTGGCCGCCCTTGGCGGTGGGCTCCTGCTCGCCGCCTGCGCAACGCCCTCCGGACCGACCCACGTCCTCGGCGCGACCGAGACCATCCGGGTGCTCGACGCCGAGCTCGACTTTCTCGCCCTGGTCGACACGGGCGCGCACTCCACCTCGATCCACGCCATCGACCTGCGCATCGCCCACGCCTCGGACGCGATGGCCCAGAACATCGGCAAACCGATCGTGTTTCGCGTCGCGAACGAGCGGGGCGAGACCCGCGAAGTGCGCTCGACGATCTCAGCGGTGGTCTGGGTCAGTACGGCGAACGGCAGCGAGCCGCGCTACCGGGTGCCGCTGCGACTGCGTTGGCAGGGCGTGGAGAAGCGCATCGAAGTAAACCTGCGCGATCGCCGTCCGCTGACCTACAAGCTGCTGATCGGTCGTGACTGGATCCAGGGAGACTTTCTGGTCGACGTGAGCCGGAACGTTCCCGTCGATGCCGCCGCCGGTCCCCCTTGA
- a CDS encoding cupin domain-containing protein: MSDLRPDLSILESVDTTREDWVASPSAQVLRKRVHRVGPAESGQVTSVVRYLPGAAFPAHDHPEGEEILVLDGVFSDEHGDWPAGTYLLNPEGFRHAPFSKEGCDIFVKLRQFPGTDREHIAIQTRDLPWAATETPGLERKALYAQSSFRDTTTLERWTPELSSVRSYPEGAELFVIEGQWEDASDVHGPGTWLRLPTGAEHTPRVSAPCVVYVKRGGFAYLNPSEAPAAT; this comes from the coding sequence ATGTCCGATCTGCGACCGGACCTCTCGATCCTCGAATCTGTGGACACGACTCGGGAAGACTGGGTCGCGAGCCCGAGCGCACAGGTGCTGCGCAAACGGGTCCATCGCGTCGGACCCGCCGAGTCGGGCCAGGTGACCTCGGTCGTGCGCTACCTGCCGGGCGCCGCGTTCCCAGCGCATGACCACCCGGAAGGCGAAGAGATCCTGGTGCTCGACGGCGTGTTCTCGGACGAGCACGGCGATTGGCCGGCGGGCACCTACCTGCTGAACCCCGAGGGCTTCCGACACGCGCCCTTCTCGAAGGAAGGCTGCGACATCTTCGTCAAGCTACGCCAGTTCCCCGGTACGGATCGGGAACACATCGCGATTCAGACCCGCGATCTCCCGTGGGCTGCGACCGAGACTCCCGGGCTGGAACGCAAAGCGCTCTACGCCCAGTCCTCTTTCCGCGACACCACGACGCTCGAGCGCTGGACCCCCGAGCTCTCGAGCGTGCGCTCCTATCCGGAAGGAGCGGAGCTGTTCGTGATCGAGGGGCAGTGGGAAGACGCGAGCGACGTCCACGGACCGGGCACCTGGCTGCGCCTCCCCACCGGCGCGGAGCACACGCCGCGGGTCTCCGCTCCCTGCGTCGTCTACGTGAAACGCGGGGGCTTCGCCTACCTGAACCCGTCCGAGGCGCCCGCGGCTACTTGA
- a CDS encoding DUF4339 domain-containing protein — protein MGTRFACWLVVALCFGSAPAIAGIWDDLKEGVGAAGDLVEDVRETRDDAKDTYDEGKGVVTDTRDEVDAALPEDAPPPPPSASKPADPGVDAPPPPPSARQWFLDDGKGGTRNVSEAHLVQLIRSGAVDATTPVYGNGLEAWTAAGEVPALASHFK, from the coding sequence ATGGGAACGCGGTTCGCTTGTTGGCTCGTTGTGGCGCTCTGCTTCGGCAGCGCGCCGGCGATCGCTGGGATCTGGGACGACCTGAAGGAAGGCGTCGGTGCCGCCGGTGATCTCGTGGAGGACGTGCGCGAGACCCGAGACGACGCGAAGGACACCTATGACGAAGGGAAGGGCGTCGTCACCGATACCCGTGACGAGGTCGACGCGGCGCTCCCCGAAGACGCGCCGCCGCCGCCCCCGAGCGCGTCGAAGCCGGCCGACCCCGGCGTCGACGCACCCCCGCCGCCGCCGAGCGCACGCCAGTGGTTTCTCGACGATGGCAAGGGGGGCACCCGCAACGTGTCCGAGGCCCACCTGGTGCAGCTGATCCGCAGCGGTGCCGTCGACGCGACGACGCCCGTCTATGGCAACGGGTTGGAAGCCTGGACCGCAGCCGGCGAGGTCCCGGCGCTGGCGTCGCACTTCAAGTAG
- a CDS encoding cytochrome c codes for MRRNRIRFRQAMTVGLAGLVACGAIACGEGGESVALSPLAREGEAIYQNVCIACHNGDPNKDGALGPANAGASEALLLAKVVNGTYPEGYTPKRPDSSAMPRFPYLEKDIPALAAYLAEVERDAP; via the coding sequence ATGCGACGGAACCGAATCCGATTTCGACAGGCAATGACCGTCGGCCTCGCCGGTCTGGTCGCGTGCGGCGCGATCGCGTGCGGCGAAGGCGGCGAGAGCGTCGCGCTCTCCCCCCTCGCTCGAGAGGGGGAGGCGATCTACCAGAACGTCTGCATTGCCTGCCACAACGGCGACCCGAACAAGGACGGAGCCCTCGGTCCGGCAAACGCCGGTGCGTCGGAGGCGCTGCTGCTCGCCAAGGTCGTGAACGGCACCTACCCCGAGGGCTACACGCCGAAGCGTCCCGACAGCTCGGCAATGCCGCGCTTCCCGTATCTGGAGAAGGACATCCCGGCCCTGGCCGCCTACCTGGCCGAAGTGGAGCGGGACGCGCCCTAG